GCACAATCCAGGTAGAAGGCCGGAATGGTCTGCAGCGAAGCCATCCGGCGGGCCTGTCTCCGAAGTTCCTTGAGGGACTCAACCACGGTCACGTATCCAGTCCTTGGAAAAGCCTTCGACCTTGTTTTCCAGATGTTCCCGGAGCTTTTCCAGGAGCCGGGCCTCGATCTGGCGGACGCGCTCGCGAGTGACGCCGAACCGCTGCCCGATCTCGCGCAGGGTCACGGGCTCGTCCGAGAGCAGCCGTTCGTTGAGAATGATCCGCTCCTTGTCCGAGAGCTTGGGTTCGATGGTCCGCAGGTTCTTCAGCAGGAGACGGGAAATCTGTTCGTTGACCAGCGTTTCCTCCACTCCCGGAGTGAGCGAGGGCAGCAGGTCCATGCGCGTGGTGTCCGAGTCCTCGCCCAGGGGCAGGTCCAGGGACATGTCGTTGCGCGAGAGGCGCTGATCCATCTCGTCGATCTCGGTCTCGCTCACCCCCAGGCTTTCGGAGAGGGCCTGGGTGGTGGGGTCGAAACCCATGGACTGGAGGCGCTGGCGCTCCTTGTTCAGATTGTAGAATAGCTTGCGCTGGGCCTGGGTGGTCCCGATCTTGACCATGCGCCAGTTGTCCATGATGTACTTCAGGATGTAGGCCTTGATCCAGAACGCGGCGTAATAGCTGAACTTGATGCCCTTGTCCGGGTCGAACTTGCGCACCGCCTTCATCAGCCCCACGTTGCCCTCCTGGATCAGGTCGAGCACGTTCTGCATCCAGCGGCGCTGGAAGTCCATGGCGATCTTGACCACCAGACGCAGGTGCGAGGAGACCAGCCGGAAGGCCGCGTCCTGGTCGTTCTTCTCGCGCACCCGGCGGGCCAGTTCGAACTCCTCTTCCGGGGCCAGCAGGGGGAAACGGGAAATTTCCCGCAGGTAGAGATGCAGAGGGTCGCGCGCCACCACCTCGCCCCGGCCGGTGGGCGCGGGCAGGGTGAAGGGCTCGGGCGCAACCTCGGCGTCAGCCTCCTCGCCCGCCAGTTCCTCGTCCAGGAGTTCCTCCTCCTGGGGCTCGGACTCCGGCGCTTCGGGCTCGAGGTACTCGGGTTCCGCCGTCGCGGCGCGGTTCACGGGCTTCATGACTTCAGGCAAATCATCCGGCGGGGGGGCCGCACGCGGCCGCCTTGGGTCAGAGGTTCAAGAAAGAAAGTCATAGTACAGCTTATCGTTGTCCTTTTCAATGGTTTTCGGTACACGGGCATTGCCCGGTGAGGCCAGCATAGCATCTCCGGGCAATGCTTCAACCCTTGGGAGGCTTTTCCCAAGCAGGCCACGAAAGGAGCCCGGCGTGCCCGATTTTCGCGGCGCCCTGAGGGGCGCGGATTTCCTTCTTTTCGACGGAGGCTACGGCACTCTCCTGCAATCCCGGGGGCTGCCGCCCGGACTGTCGCCCGAACTCTGGGGCCTGAAGGCCCCGGAAGTGGTCGCCGGGGTCCACCGCGAGTACGTCGCGGCCGGGGCCCGGGTGCTGACCACGAACACCTTCGGCGGCAGCCGCTTCAAGCTGGCCGGGGCCGCCGACGTCCGCTCCCTGAACCGCGAGATGGCCGCCCTGGCGCGCTCCGTGGCCGGGGACTCGGTCTTCGTGGCCGGTTCCGTTGGCCCCACCGGGCACTTCATCGAGCCCCTGGGCGAAGTCACCTTCCGCGAGATGGTGGCCGCCTTCCGGGAGCAGATCCAGGGTCTGGCCGAGGGCGGCGCGGACCTCATCCTGGGCGAGACCCACTTCGACCTGGCCGAGGCCCGGGCGCTCATCATCGCGGCCCGCGAGGCCTGCTCCCTGCCCGTGGCCCTGACCATGACCTTCGAGGGTCTGGCCACGCTCACCGGCTCCGATCCGCTGCTCTGCGTGGACGCGCTCCAGAACATGGGCGTGGACCTGCTCGGCACCAACTGTTCCGCCGGGCCGGAGCAGATGGTCGACACCGTGCGGACCATGCTCCCCAGACTCTCCGTGCCTCTGCTCGTCCAGCCCAACGCGGGCCTGCCCGAGCTGGACGACGACGGCAAGACCGTCTTCCGCCTGGCCCCGGAGGCCTTCGCCGAACAGGCCGCGCGCTTCGCGGATCTGGGGGCCAAGGCCGTGGGCGGCTGCTGCGGCACCACCCCGGAGCACATCCGGGCCCTGGGCGGCCGCCTCTCCGGGCGCTCCTGGTCCCGGCCCAAGCCCACGGACGACGCCTGGACCGTGGTCACCTCCCGGGCCCGTTCCGTGGCCCTGGGCGGAAGCCATCCCTGCGCGGTCATCGGCGAACGCATCAACCCCACGGGCAAGAAGGTTCTCACCGCCGAACTCCAGGCCGGACGCCTGGACGAGGCCCTGCGTCTGGCCACGGAGCAGGTCGAGGCCGGGGCCCCGATCCTGGACGTGAACGTGGGCGCGCCCCTGGTGCGCGAGGCCGAGCTGCTGCCCACTCTGGTGCGGACCCTGGCCGCGCGCCTGCCCCTGCCCCTCTCCCTGGACTCCTCCGATCCGGCGGCCGTGGAGGAGGCCCTCTGGGCCTACCCGGGATCGCCCCTGGTCAACTCCGTGAGCGGCGAACCGGGCCGCATGGAAACCCTGGGCCCGCTCTGCGCCAAGTTCGGCGCGCCGTTCATCCTCCTGCCCCTGGAGGGCAAGAAGCTGCCGGTCACGGCCGCCGAGCGCATCGCGGTCATCGAGAAGCTCCTGGCCCAGGCCCTGTCCCTGGGCATCCCCAAGCGCCTCGTGGTGGTGGACGCCCTGGCTCTGACCGTGTCCTCCAAGCCCGAGGCCGCGAAGCACTGCCTGGCGGTGATCCGGCACTGCTCCGAGGTTCTCGGCCTGCCAACGACCCTGGGGCTCTCGAACATCTCCTTCGGCCTGCCCGCGCGCGAACTGCTCAACTCCACCTT
This is a stretch of genomic DNA from Desulfovibrio aminophilus DSM 12254. It encodes these proteins:
- a CDS encoding sigma-70 family RNA polymerase sigma factor; the protein is MKPVNRAATAEPEYLEPEAPESEPQEEELLDEELAGEEADAEVAPEPFTLPAPTGRGEVVARDPLHLYLREISRFPLLAPEEEFELARRVREKNDQDAAFRLVSSHLRLVVKIAMDFQRRWMQNVLDLIQEGNVGLMKAVRKFDPDKGIKFSYYAAFWIKAYILKYIMDNWRMVKIGTTQAQRKLFYNLNKERQRLQSMGFDPTTQALSESLGVSETEIDEMDQRLSRNDMSLDLPLGEDSDTTRMDLLPSLTPGVEETLVNEQISRLLLKNLRTIEPKLSDKERIILNERLLSDEPVTLREIGQRFGVTRERVRQIEARLLEKLREHLENKVEGFSKDWIRDRG
- a CDS encoding homocysteine S-methyltransferase family protein; the protein is MPDFRGALRGADFLLFDGGYGTLLQSRGLPPGLSPELWGLKAPEVVAGVHREYVAAGARVLTTNTFGGSRFKLAGAADVRSLNREMAALARSVAGDSVFVAGSVGPTGHFIEPLGEVTFREMVAAFREQIQGLAEGGADLILGETHFDLAEARALIIAAREACSLPVALTMTFEGLATLTGSDPLLCVDALQNMGVDLLGTNCSAGPEQMVDTVRTMLPRLSVPLLVQPNAGLPELDDDGKTVFRLAPEAFAEQAARFADLGAKAVGGCCGTTPEHIRALGGRLSGRSWSRPKPTDDAWTVVTSRARSVALGGSHPCAVIGERINPTGKKVLTAELQAGRLDEALRLATEQVEAGAPILDVNVGAPLVREAELLPTLVRTLAARLPLPLSLDSSDPAAVEEALWAYPGSPLVNSVSGEPGRMETLGPLCAKFGAPFILLPLEGKKLPVTAAERIAVIEKLLAQALSLGIPKRLVVVDALALTVSSKPEAAKHCLAVIRHCSEVLGLPTTLGLSNISFGLPARELLNSTFLAMAAAAGLSSCIANPSSARLRESLGAAEVLLDRDPQAGRYIRDFSGWTPAAPQTVPTGGAATPQAAPDTAPGDPLTTLRRAVISGGKDAIVSLCQKALDAGHPAFAVVNEALIPGIMEVGEKYERKEYFLPQLLLSAETMQTAFAHLRPLLEEDGGPKGPVVIMATVEGDIHDIGKNIVCLMLKNHGFVVHDLGKDVPAERIVDEAQASGAKVIGLSALMTTTMVRMEDTIRLLAERGLEIPVMIGGAVVTEHFAQAIGAAGHSTDAVSAVRLAKRLAGTLQ